From a single Sander vitreus isolate 19-12246 chromosome 4, sanVit1, whole genome shotgun sequence genomic region:
- the nicn1 gene encoding nicolin-1 isoform X1, with protein sequence MSGSGVDIQPVSCTIKPPVYLHIGDTKADAARSGVCVVDVTLPFGKPVNIEEITFKNYYTAYVTVRLLRKSLGPEANAKWWTALRDLPLMDNPHTEGGSQDYCSIHRTQMQVEADHVSSVRLILRQPSSTWLTFGLEHIQIFPHTKPDPEKEVSDWLSDLTLVDQHPDLEGLPDPQTVSSSIQQMWALTEVMQTNQTTASIGRFDVDGCYDINLLSLT encoded by the exons ATGAGCGGGAGCGGTGTCGACATCCAGCCTGTGAGCTGCACCATCAAACCTCCGGTCTACCTACACATCGGAGACACCAAAGCAGACGCAGCTCGCtccggtgtttgtgttgtagacGTCACCCTTCCCTTTGGAAAGCCTGTCAAC aTTGAGGAAATCACCTTTAAGAACTACTACACGGCGTATGTGACGGTGCGTTTGCTGAGGAAGAGTTTGGGGCCGGAGGCCAATGCTAAGTGGTGGACCGCTCTGAGAGACCTGCCGCTGATGGACAACCCCCACACAGAGGGGGGGTCCCAGGACTACTGCTCCATCCACAGGACACAG atgCAGGTGGAGGCGGATCATGTGTCGTCTGTGAGACTGATCCTGAGACAGCCGTCGTCCACCTGGCTCACCTTCGGCCTCGAACACATCCAAATATTCCCTCACACCAAGCCC gACCCAGAGAAGGaggtttctgattggctgtctgacCTGACGCTGGTCGACCAACACCCTGACCTGGAG GGCCTCCCGGACCCCCAGACGGTTTCATCCAGCATCCAGCAGATGTGGGCTCTGACTGAGGTGATGCAGACCAACCAGACTACAGCCTCCATCGGACGCTTTGAC GTGGATGGATGCTACGACATCAACCTGCTCTCCCTGACGTAA
- the nicn1 gene encoding nicolin-1 isoform X2, giving the protein MSGSGVDIQPVSCTIKPPVYLHIGDTKADAARSGVCVVDVTLPFGKPVNIEEITFKNYYTAYVTVRLLRKSLGPEANAKWWTALRDLPLMDNPHTEGGSQDYCSIHRTQDPEKEVSDWLSDLTLVDQHPDLEGLPDPQTVSSSIQQMWALTEVMQTNQTTASIGRFDVDGCYDINLLSLT; this is encoded by the exons ATGAGCGGGAGCGGTGTCGACATCCAGCCTGTGAGCTGCACCATCAAACCTCCGGTCTACCTACACATCGGAGACACCAAAGCAGACGCAGCTCGCtccggtgtttgtgttgtagacGTCACCCTTCCCTTTGGAAAGCCTGTCAAC aTTGAGGAAATCACCTTTAAGAACTACTACACGGCGTATGTGACGGTGCGTTTGCTGAGGAAGAGTTTGGGGCCGGAGGCCAATGCTAAGTGGTGGACCGCTCTGAGAGACCTGCCGCTGATGGACAACCCCCACACAGAGGGGGGGTCCCAGGACTACTGCTCCATCCACAGGACACAG gACCCAGAGAAGGaggtttctgattggctgtctgacCTGACGCTGGTCGACCAACACCCTGACCTGGAG GGCCTCCCGGACCCCCAGACGGTTTCATCCAGCATCCAGCAGATGTGGGCTCTGACTGAGGTGATGCAGACCAACCAGACTACAGCCTCCATCGGACGCTTTGAC GTGGATGGATGCTACGACATCAACCTGCTCTCCCTGACGTAA